The DNA region CGGCGCTTTGGATTGGATCCTCGTGGCAAATTCAATGCGCGATGGAGCCGACCTATCCGAAATCTCTCCGCTTATCTCGGAATCGCGCTCAAGGAAGCAGATCGCGTCCGCTCCCGGGAGCCGCCGGCCTACGTTCTTACGATTGAAAGCTTCCTAAGCTTCAACCGCCACCCCGCCGGGGCGGACCCCGGCCGATTGGGAGCTACAATGTGCGTCGACGGATATCCGTCGCTCGCCACTCAGCAGGCCCTGCGGACGAATCGCAGGATTGGTCGCCGAACAGACGCCGATCTTTCACTGGTCGGACATCGATCCGGACGGTATCTCGATACTCTGGTTCAGGTCGTAAAGCGAGGAAGCCGGCGGCGCCGCCCTGGAACGGCGGGAGATCGGGGCGATGCGCTGCTCGATATCTGGCGAGAAGGCTGCGGAAAACCACCCATGGATCGTCGGCAACGGCCTTAGCATTCCAGCTTGCCTGTCCATCGGCGACCACATAGGTGCCAAACGGTTTGCAGGTCAAATATGAGTACCGCCGAGAAGTTCATGCCCTGCCGCGCTATCGAGACAGGTAAGCTGCGGGCGCTGCGCAAGGCATCGCAGCGCCTTGACCGGCTCGATCCACTGCAACTCGCGGACGTGTATAGGGCTATCGGTTGCCGATGATCGGCAGGCTATGAAGCCGGCTCTGATCGTTGTCGCGCCGCGAACAAGCGCAATTTCCGTCCGATGCGTACAAAGCATCGAGGCTGATCATCATCAAGCTTAGCTGCGGCCAGCCCGTCGGGGACGTCGAGCAACTTGGCTCAACCCTGACGTTCCAGCGAAATAGACATCTGCTGACAGTTCGTAGTCAGCGGCAAACCGCAGTTCCCGAAGCGGCCGGACGCACCGGATCGCGCTTCTTGATACAAATCGTGCGTTTTGTACGCAGTGAGATCCATTGCCGAACTGATCGCTCTTGCGGTTGCGCGCAATTTCGAGCCGCCGTGCATACGGGATTGCGGTGAGAACTGACGGACCTTCGACGATCTGGGCGATACCGGCCTGATCCTTGGCTGTGAAGAAGACGATGTGACGGATCATGGTGGCTGCAATCGTGAAGCTGCAACGTGGCGTTCTTATATCGGGATCGAGCCCACACAATGCTGTACGGAAGCTGGCAGCACTCGGCGCGAATTTCTGGAAACCGATCGAGGTTGGCCTCGAAGCAGAACCCGACGCCGAGCGCGTCGCTCGGCTCGGCCGTCTTCCATCCGGTCGCATCGTGCCCGAGCCGTATCGCCTGCAAGCGGCCGTTTCCCCATATTCGCCGGAGATTGACGAGGCTCGCACCACCCCGGAGCCGCTCGACGTCACGAGACTCTAGAATGCATTTGTGCGCCGGTCCATCTTGGCGCCGGGGTAACGTCACAAATCTCGCGCGGCTCATGCCGGCGTAAGGCGTCGACAAACCTTGGTATAGGTTTGGCAACCCATTCTATATCGCGCGCTTGCCTTTGTAGAGTTGAGTCACTCGTCGAGTTGTTTGTACTTTCGACATCGCCGCTGGATC from Bradyrhizobium sp. B124 includes:
- a CDS encoding AAA family ATPase — translated: MVAAIVKLQRGVLISGSSPHNAVRKLAALGANFWKPIEVGLEAEPDAERVARLGRLPSGRIVPEPYRLQAAVSPYSPEIDEARTTPEPLDVTRL